The genomic DNA CGCACTCGACCTACAGGGCAACAAGCAATGGGAAAAGGACTTGGGCACGATGAGCACGCGGGCTCAGTTTGGCGAAGGGAGTTCCCCCGCGTTGGCGAATAACACCCTGGTCGTTCCCTTTGACCACGAAGGCGAATCGTTCATCGTTGCCCTTGACGCGTCCTCCGGCGACGAACGCTGGCGCCAATCGCGTGACGAACCAACCACTTGGGCGACGCCTTTGATCACCGAATACAACGGGCGATACCAAGTCATCACGAACGGTACCAACCGTGTGCGAAGTTACGATCTGGATAGCGGTGACTTGATCTGGGAGTGCGCCGGACAAGCTCAAAATCCGATCCCTTCGCCGGTTCGATACAAAGACAACGTCATTGTAATGACCGGGTACCGTGGCTACGCCATTTATTCGATTCCGTTGTCATCCAAAGGAGACATCAGTGACTCCGATCAAATTGCATGGATCGGCGACGATGCCGCGCCGTATGTGCCATCGCCGCTCCTTTACCAAGGTCAATTGTATTTCGTCAAAAGTAACAACGGGATTTTGGTCTCGCGTGATGCCGAGACCGGTGAAGTGATCATTGATGAAAACCGAATCAATGGGATCCGCAGCATCTACGCCAGTCCTGTGGCGGCCAATGGGATGGTCTATCTGACTGGGCGGGATGGCACCACGGTTGTGATTAAACACGGAAAGTCAATGGAAATCGTGGCCACCAACGAACTCGATTCTGAAATCGATGCGTCGGCAGCAATCGTGGGCAACGAGATTTATCTTCGTGGGAAACACCATTTGTACTGCATTGCAAAGGATTAACGCGGACTTCATCAATCGCACCGTCAACGCGACGACACGCTTGAAAACCGACGTCGCCACGACGGTTCCGCGGCTATCCCGAAACGGCCGTCATCGGTAGACTTGGGAGCAGAATGAGACTTCTTTCTGCTTGGAAATGATCATGACGGACTATCGAACAGAACACGACTCGATGGGAGACGTAAAGGTTCCATCGAGTGCTTACTATGGTGCGCAAACACAGCGTGCCGTCGACAACTTTCCCATCAGTGGATGGCGACTGCCCGATGCCATGATTCGTGCCATGGGCATGGTCAAGCACGCTTGCGGCGTTGCCAATCGAGACCTTGGGAAACTGACCGGCAGCGGGAAAAACCCGCTGACCGATTCGCAAGTCGATGCCATGCTGGCCGCAGCCGAAGAAGTGATCGATGGAACGCTCACCGAGCATTTTCCGATCGATGTCTTTCAAACCGGTAGTGGTACCAGCAGCAATATGAACGTCAACGAGGTGATCAGCAATCGAGCGATTGAGATCATCGGCGGTGACTGGACAAAAACCGAAAAGTCGATTCACCCCAATGACCATGTCAACATGGGGCAAAGTACCAACGACACATTTCCAACGGCGATCCACGTCGCCACCGCAGTGCAGATTCAAAACGCACTGCTTCCGTCCTTAAAGAAATTACACGCCGTGCTGAGTGAGAAAGCGGCGGCGTGGGACAAAGTCATGAAGATCGGCCGCACCCACTTGATGGACGCGACGCCACTTCGACTGGGGCAAGAGTTCGGTGGATTTGCCCGTCAAGTCGAACTCTCGATCAGACGTGCCGAAATCGCGCGTGACTCAGTGCTAGAACTCCCGGTCGGTGGGACCGCAGTTGGGAGCGGAATCAATACGCATCCCGAATTTGGATCGCGAGTTGCCAAGGCATTGGCTGTTCGCACCGGCATTGCGTTTCTGGAAGCGGTCAATCATTTTGAAGCTAACGCACAGCGAGACGCACTTGTTCAATCGCATGGCGAATTGAAAACTATCGCGCAAACCTTGTTCAACCTATCCAACAACATTCGTTGGCTGGGAAGCGGGCCTCGATGCGGGTTCTATGAAGTCAAGCTACCGTCGCGCCAGCCTGGTAGTTCGATTATGCCGGGCAAGGTCAACCCGGTGATGTGTGAATCGATGATGCAATTGACCGCCCGTGTGATCGGCAATGACTCGGTTATCACGGTCAGCGGCGCCGCCGGTGGGAATTTTCAGCTCAACATCATGATGCCGGTCATGGCCCACACCGTGCTTGAATCGATCCTCCTGCTTTCGCAGGGAACCGACGCCTTCGTTGAATTCTGCGCCGCGGAAATGGAAGCGAACGAAGAAGCATGCAACGCGGCCGTCGAACAAAGTTTGTCGATGTGCACCAGCTTGAATCCGCTGATCGGATACGAGATGGCGGCGAAACTTGCCAAAGAGGCGTTCGCGAGTGGCCAAACTATCCGCGAACTCTGTTTGGAAAAGAACATCCTGCCAGAGGCCGAGTTAACCGAAGCACTTGACCCTTGGAAGATGACAGAACCACAGGGTTAATTGTTTCGCGAATGAATCGCAACTGAAGCGAGTGGTCGGCCGAAACCGACCGCTCGCTTCACAGACCGCATCGTCAACCAGTACGAATCCACCGCGATCTTGCGGTCGGTCGCTTATCTCGCTCGTAAAGCAAAGTGGTCGTAAAGAACCTCACGTTCGACCGTCGTTAGATTCATATTCGATTTCGTGGCATGGGCGATGCCTTCGGACCGCAGGCGGCCCGTTTTTTCGCCATCGACAAACACTTCCATCACATCACCGCTGATCCGGATGACAAGATCGTGCCAAGCATCTTGATCCAGCTTGACCGAATTGCGTGACGTCTTGCGTTTAACCAACGCCTTGGTCTTCGCATCTAGCTTTTGTCCTGCTTTGCGTTTATCGCGAATGTCTTTGCGAAACAGCCCTGTCTTCCCGTCGTAGAGCGTCACTGAGTTGGGCTTGATGGCCACATGGCAGATGTGGCCCGCGTGAGATCCTTTGTAATCGAGGTCACGGATCATGACCGACAGACTGGGTGATCCTTGAAAACGAAAAGACACTGAAATCTCAAGATCGGACTGGGGCTCAAAGTCGATGGAGTTCACCGAAGGATGATCGGCATCCTTGGGCGTAATCCCAACAAGGACGCCATCGCGAATCATCGACTCGCTTTTCCAACTTCCCCATCGTCGATCAAGTGACTCGGATTCGAATTCATCGCTAAACAGCAGCGTATCGAACTCCTCCGCACGAAGGTTCGAAACAAGATTGCAGGCGACTAACGTCAACGAAAGTACGACAATAGTTTTCATTAAACGAACTTTTGGTAGATGAAATTGGAACGGTCTAAGGTGACATTCTCGCAGATTGAAGACGTTCCGGGTGACGTTCCGTCACTGGCAATGGCACCATACCGATAGAAATCAAGCAAATTCATCCAACACTGATTCACGATTTAATCATCGCGAGTTGATGACGACACCAAGGCGAACTCGACATGCGCCGCGTCCTGAAACGATTGGACACCTTCGAGCGAGGCTTCGCTTTGGGGAAGATCATTGTCGGCTAGCTTTCCCGATGCCGATCATGGCATGAACTGCAGTTGACCGATCGCTTCAGCATCGACACTCCTTTTGGATCTCCGCGTTCAATCGCGTCGATCGCTTCCACCAATGCTCTCGACCGCTTTCGCCACTGTTCGATATCACCCTTCGGCGGTTGCCGTTTGGGCAGATCCGCATAAAGCAATCTTAGCATTTGTAAGATTTCTTCATCGATCGGCTCATTAAAAAGTCGACGATAGAGTTTGCTTTCGTGCGCAAGTTGCATGACTTGCGAGATAGTATAACCGCCGTCTTCCGAGTCACCCTCGGGGAGCGGATTGGGTGCAGGTTCCGCTGTCGTTTGCTGCAACTTTGCAGAGTCGGTCGAATCAGATGATAACGTTAACAGTCTCTCTTTAGTTGACAAAACCTCTTGCGTCGGGGAATCCGATGTGCTGCAACCGGCAAATGCACTGCCGACAAGAAGAACGCCGCAGGAAAGATGGACTCGTTTGAATGACATACGGAAGTGCTCCGGGCATTCTGGGGGATACTTTAATTTCAGCACTCACGACACGATCGAAGGAATGCATCGTCGTACTGGAATGATGTTCTGGAGCGCAGAAAAAAACGGGCGTCCGAAGACAATTCGGTTCCGCCCGTAGAAATGTGACCGATGAAGGTGCGTTTCGTGTCTTCAGAATAATCTAGAATTAACCAGCCACAGATACCGGTTGATCGCCTTCATGAGCTGCTTCGAGCATGACAGTACTTAGTGTCACATAGGTTTCAGTCCATGCGGCTTCGACTTCGGGCGTAAAGTCATCCCCCAAGCCTTTCCCCAATGTCCAGAGAAGTGCCTCACCGACTGTTCGGTAGCTTTCGTCCGGTACGCCATATTGCACATGTCGCCGTCCTAAATCTTTTACCGCAGGAAGGATATCTTCAAGCTTGGTCAATGAGACGACGGCAAGATTTAATGTTGCCATCAGTTTCTTGCCCTGTTCCTTCATATCGCCTTTGAATAGGACCTTGAGCGAAGGGTCAAGTTCAAAGAGTCTGCCATAGAACAGTTCGGCAGCTTGCTCGGAAATTGGTTTTACCTTTTCCCAGCTAGACTGAACGAGAGCGATTTTTTCAGGAGTCATGGATCTCTCAATAGCAAATGTAAGTAGAAAGTTAGACTGCGGCGTGGTCAGTGTTCGATTCGGATATGGATCGAATGTCGTTCACATGGGAACTCGCACAAGTACGCCACCCATCACATCATCCTTGGCAAAATCCGGATAATCTTCTCCGCGGCTAGGGTGATCGTTGTGGCAGCTCCAGCACGCTTCTGCCACGGCACGATCAGGATAAACAGCAACGAAAAACTTCTTGCCACCAAGTTCCTCTTCGCCATAAAAGTTGTCGCCTGGGTTATCGCTGATAAAATCCAAGGCTTCCTTCTCGAAGTCCGTCTTTGCTTTATGCTGTTCGTTCAATGGCCACTTACTGCGCAACGCATACGTGAATCCTGCTTCAGGGTTTTCGTCAACAAGTTCCGCTCCCATGCGAAACATCTGGGCGGGCAGTGGGATTGCATTCTCGGTGTCTTGCCAATATTCGTCGGCGGTGACCGGAGCGTCTTGCTTTTTCAAGTTTGTGACGACGTGAGTCGCGTAAACGGTTCGGTCAGCCATCATGACGGCGTGGACGCCATCGGCGAATTGCCTGG from Roseiconus lacunae includes the following:
- a CDS encoding class II fumarate hydratase, whose protein sequence is MTDYRTEHDSMGDVKVPSSAYYGAQTQRAVDNFPISGWRLPDAMIRAMGMVKHACGVANRDLGKLTGSGKNPLTDSQVDAMLAAAEEVIDGTLTEHFPIDVFQTGSGTSSNMNVNEVISNRAIEIIGGDWTKTEKSIHPNDHVNMGQSTNDTFPTAIHVATAVQIQNALLPSLKKLHAVLSEKAAAWDKVMKIGRTHLMDATPLRLGQEFGGFARQVELSIRRAEIARDSVLELPVGGTAVGSGINTHPEFGSRVAKALAVRTGIAFLEAVNHFEANAQRDALVQSHGELKTIAQTLFNLSNNIRWLGSGPRCGFYEVKLPSRQPGSSIMPGKVNPVMCESMMQLTARVIGNDSVITVSGAAGGNFQLNIMMPVMAHTVLESILLLSQGTDAFVEFCAAEMEANEEACNAAVEQSLSMCTSLNPLIGYEMAAKLAKEAFASGQTIRELCLEKNILPEAELTEALDPWKMTEPQG
- a CDS encoding globin family protein, with product MTPEKIALVQSSWEKVKPISEQAAELFYGRLFELDPSLKVLFKGDMKEQGKKLMATLNLAVVSLTKLEDILPAVKDLGRRHVQYGVPDESYRTVGEALLWTLGKGLGDDFTPEVEAAWTETYVTLSTVMLEAAHEGDQPVSVAG
- a CDS encoding family 16 glycoside hydrolase, with the protein product MKTIVVLSLTLVACNLVSNLRAEEFDTLLFSDEFESESLDRRWGSWKSESMIRDGVLVGITPKDADHPSVNSIDFEPQSDLEISVSFRFQGSPSLSVMIRDLDYKGSHAGHICHVAIKPNSVTLYDGKTGLFRKDIRDKRKAGQKLDAKTKALVKRKTSRNSVKLDQDAWHDLVIRISGDVMEVFVDGEKTGRLRSEGIAHATKSNMNLTTVEREVLYDHFALRAR
- a CDS encoding Tll0287-like domain-containing protein, with protein sequence MTISIRFLLACVALMTSGLLITLSGCSNSEASSSTAGSITPRQFADGVHAVMMADRTVYATHVVTNLKKQDAPVTADEYWQDTENAIPLPAQMFRMGAELVDENPEAGFTYALRSKWPLNEQHKAKTDFEKEALDFISDNPGDNFYGEEELGGKKFFVAVYPDRAVAEACWSCHNDHPSRGEDYPDFAKDDVMGGVLVRVPM
- a CDS encoding PQQ-binding-like beta-propeller repeat protein, translated to MKSLPVLVALLGLATSAIAADRGESWPRWRGPDASGAAENSAPPVSWSETENVRWKIEVPGAGSSTPILLDDRVYVATAIETNRVKEGSQEITNETEQADSRPSDSEARPEGGRRGGRSGGRGGRRGFGRGPAPNKYYQFAVIAYDRKTGSEVWRSVLTEQVPHESGHNTNTFASSSPITDGKHLFVSFGSRGVYALDLQGNKQWEKDLGTMSTRAQFGEGSSPALANNTLVVPFDHEGESFIVALDASSGDERWRQSRDEPTTWATPLITEYNGRYQVITNGTNRVRSYDLDSGDLIWECAGQAQNPIPSPVRYKDNVIVMTGYRGYAIYSIPLSSKGDISDSDQIAWIGDDAAPYVPSPLLYQGQLYFVKSNNGILVSRDAETGEVIIDENRINGIRSIYASPVAANGMVYLTGRDGTTVVIKHGKSMEIVATNELDSEIDASAAIVGNEIYLRGKHHLYCIAKD